A genomic segment from Zygotorulaspora mrakii chromosome 1, complete sequence encodes:
- the ORC2 gene encoding origin recognition complex subunit 2 (similar to Saccharomyces cerevisiae ORC2 (YBR060C); ancestral locus Anc_3.274), translating into MNADDIIEHVDILSTPSKRRSKPMDEVLSSRASTPLHRKSRSPTKSLVEYIRTVAQRGQAGGSMENKDAVKQEEEKDEAKGTALQNGSDLSAHGNGTNHSNPFSDVNETVSPRKRGRPRKRKISEAPVIKEDPEKSASKKHLLDELEKKKAEDCQRDFRAKVNGVDCSKEEQEGKKSVVPIIVKKELETVEETPKKAKRGRPRKIRDANLEASTIKEEVLQTSIRRSPRKRRRTAKYILDLESEIDPESEIDPESEIDPESEIDPESEIDTVEVDVQLNNDNSTELRETLTSTVAKNTGAQIDENEERDLTVKLTDAPVTPSKRVAQKSITTEHDFTSPLKKVIMNNLNEYKDKTSSSSLKLSQNFVPTPLPVNLEKYKNTSDSSMSAFFDTFEGYLDQKKLSKSSQKSKNTMAMATDLTREEFAFISNMFHSHLHKNARNKLHEIQKKMFPQYWFELTQGFSLLFYGIGSKREFLEDYVFEYLVPKLVYSKMSDLEYFSTICDSEVDNFNIPCVVINGYNPTCNYRDVFKDISQALLPEELNRNETKYWGNHVLLQIQKMIDLYKNESLDIRLVVIVHNLDGPSLRKDAFQTMLSYLSLIRQVAVIASVDHIYAPILWDNFKAQNFNFIFHDITNYEPLAVESSFKDVMKLTKNDSASGAEGARFVLQSLTVNSKRMYKLLIEAQLANMEKNTASGKVAGKKRGIPALGIEFKQLLHLCAAAFIASNEISLRSMLTEFIEHKMAIMSKNPAGIEHVWIPYNYSEMKKLLESYLKEF; encoded by the coding sequence ATGAACGCCGATGACATAATCGAGCATGTGGACATACTGTCTACGCCTTCAAAGAGAAGGAGCAAGCCCATGGATGAGGTACTTTCTAGCAGGGCTAGCACACCCCTTCATCGAAAATCAAGGTCACCCACCAAGTCACTGGTCGAATACATAAGGACAGTTGCCCAACGTGGGCAAGCCGGTGGCTCGATGGAGAATAAGGACGCTGTAAAACAGGAGGAGGAAAAAGACGAAGCAAAGGGTACAGCTCTACAGAATGGAAGTGATCTATCTGCCCACGGCAATGGGACAAATCATAGCAATCCCTTTTCAGATGTGAATGAAACGGTTTCGCCCCGCAAAAGGGGCAGACCTCGTAAGCGTAAAATCTCGGAAGCACCTGTCATTAAAGAAGATCCTGAGAAGTCAGCGTCGAAGAAACATCTACTTGATgagctggaaaaaaagaaagcagaAGATTGTCAGCGCGATTTCCGAGCAAAGGTCAATGGTGTGGATTGTTCGAAGGAAGAGCAGGAAGGAAAGAAGAGCGTCGTGCCAATAATagtcaaaaaagaattggagaCCGTAGAAGAGACCCCCAAGAAAGCTAAGCGCGGAAGACCGCGCAAAATACGTGATGCAAATCTAGAGGCTAGTACCATCAAGGAAGAAGTGCTCCAAACGTCAATTAGAAGATCGCCTCGGAAAAGACGGCGAACTGCCAAGTATATCTTAGATCTCgaatctgaaattgatcccgaatctgaaattgatcccgaatctgaaattgatcctgaatctgaaattgatcctgaatctgaaattgatacGGTTGAAGTTGATGTACAGCTTAATAATGACAATAGTACTGAACTCCGCGAAACTTTGACAAGCACCGTAGCAAAAAACACGGGTGCACAgattgatgaaaacgaAGAAAGGGATCTTACAGTAAAACTGACGGACGCTCCTGTTACACCATCAAAACGTGTTGCACAAAAGAGTATAACAACTGAGCATGACTTCACTTCTCCgttgaaaaaagttatAATGAACAATTTAAACGAGTACAAAGACAAGACCTCTAGCAGTTCCTTGAAACTGAGCCAAAACTTTGTTCCAACTCCTTTGCCCGttaatttggaaaaatataaGAACACTTCTGACAGCTCTATGAgtgcattttttgatacGTTTGAAGGCTAtcttgatcaaaaaaaactatcGAAATCATctcaaaaatcaaagaatacGATGGCTATGGCTACAGATTTGACAAGAGAAGAATTTGCATTCATATCTAACATgtttcattctcatttgCATAAGAACGCCCGAAATAAATTGCATGaaatacagaaaaaaatgtttccACAATACTGGTTCGAATTAACTCAGGGGTTTTCTTTGCTATTTTACGGAATTGGATCCAAAAGGGAGTTCCTCGAAGACTACGTATTTGAGTATTTAGTTCCTAAACTGGTTTATTCCAAAATGAGTGATCTTGAGTATTTTTCCACCATATGTGATTCGGAAGTTGACAATTTTAATATTCCATGTGTGGTAATAAATGGGTATAATCCGACTTGTAACTACCGagatgttttcaaagatatttCGCAGGCATTATTGCCGGAAGAACTTAATCGGAATGAAACAAAATACTGGGGTAATCATGTCCTTTTACagatccaaaaaatgatcgACCTATACAAAAATGAGAGCTTGGATATCAGGTTGGTTGTAATAGTGCATAACCTAGATGGCCCAAGTCTGCGGAAAGATGCTTTTCAAACGATGTTAAGTTATTTATCGCTCATTCGGCAAGTTGCAGTAATTGCGTCTGTCGATCATATTTATGCACCTATTCTATGGGATAACTTCAAAgctcaaaatttcaatttcattttccacGATATTACCAATTATGAACCTTTGGCCGTGGaatcatctttcaaagatgtgATGAAATTGACAAAGAATGATTCTGCCAGCGGCGCAGAGGGTGCTCGTTTCGTATTGCAATCTCTAACGGtgaattcaaagagaatgtATAAGTTGTTGATTGAAGCTCAACTAGCAaacatggaaaaaaatactgCCTCTGGGAAAGTTGCTGGAAAGAAACGCGGTATTCCTGCACTTGGTATTGAATTCAAGCAGCTTTTGCATCTTTGTGCTGCCGCTTTCATCGcttcaaatgaaatatcaCTTAGAAGTATGCTAACAGAATTCATCGAGCACAAGATGGCAATCATGTCCAAGAATCCCGCTGGTATCGAGCATGTTTGGATACCTTATAATTATTCTGAAATGAAAAAGCTCCTAGAGTCATATTTAAAGGAATTTTAG
- the TSC3 gene encoding Tsc3p (similar to Saccharomyces cerevisiae TSC3 (YBR058C- A); ancestral locus Anc_3.272): MPAKVDTDEMVSLDSAGETIPGISVAGSSVTSDVPFAQPLAPKLNTASKTHSSMIYVETIKERQVRLGYGNGILDKIKDLLENCYWVYYVHLPFYLMTSFDAFCLHSFFLTILSFSIFGVLKYCLL; encoded by the coding sequence ATGCCAGCAAAGGTAGATACCGATGAGATGGTCTCGCTAGACAGCGCAGGCGAAACAATACCAGGTATATCAGTAGCAGGCAGCTCAGTCACCTCAGATGTGCCCTTTGCTCAACCTCTGGCTCCAAAGCTAAACACCGCATCCAAAACGCATTCTTCGATGATCTACGTCGAGACCATAAAAGAGAGACAGGTGCGTCTAGGATACGGCAACGGAATACTGGACAAGATCAAAGACTTGCTAGAAAACTGCTACTGGGTGTATTACGTGCATCTTCCATTTTACCTGATGACCTCGTTCGACGCATTCTGTCTCCATTCGTTCTTCCTGACAATTTTGAGTTTCAGCATATTTGGCGTTCTGAAGTACTGCCTGCTGTAG
- the AKL1 gene encoding serine/threonine protein kinase AKL1 (similar to Saccharomyces cerevisiae AKL1 (YBR059C); ancestral locus Anc_3.273), with protein sequence MSTTSGTVRTSSSVGKMGLERYPPGVIVSVGAHRVEVINYLAEGGFAQIYMVKFLDYLNEFENKSSVPLKVGEVACLKRVLVQDENGLSEMRNEVEVMKSLSGAKNIVQYYDSNASRRSNGTPGFEVLLLMELCPNKSLLDYMNQRLATKLTEKEILKIMYDVSLAVAQMHYLKIPLIHRDIKIENVLVDSKNNFKLCDFGSTSTCFPVVTTHQDIAILTQNIYVHTTPQYRSPEMIDLYRCLPINEKSDIWALGIFLFKLLFFITPFEMTGQFAILHSKYEFPRNNFSSKLINLIIIMLAENPYVRPNIFQVVTHICSIMGVDVPLEDKYGKGAYNFEKYTKFQANLQNVQYQMYVLQQKRMENNGTLPPADEELLNELLLSAFEVSPKVPSEMEAGSQKADYKSIRSDSDVQARKPLEFYEGATEKEVFNDELESPSRTLSESERKSIKIEDLHLESPNLETISSETVAKDNNLITSEQAKIPIKKTLVQDQSEIRFEKDRDIDQDEFEVKSKQKSLTPLSSEGKSLGSNSHGDGSEDNQKAENTIKSDVSGSVKQHKSNNPFPKILPGYSDSSTASAVFVEEQSQNQYPQIFPEGPHDELLYRTSSNNSHYRLSQSQRVFQPQPHHVQQVISQPQPQPPPQPQPQPQPQPQPQPQPQPQPQPQPQPQPQPQPQPQTQPQPQSQPQPQHVPQGANISQSVPQGFQPSAYYTAVEQVARPQQPQTLTFSNPPSIAKPTVPNVTYNFPNAVPGSNANFFPPLAMQKQQEQRIDHDPPPLPRKSHKQTLSNDREGMHMSDGRHVSTEMMVSGSLPNLADVEDEEKPLIEFSPPRDSKVDDPQKVTSSVTEKSPLKRGNLDLSYNEMNLSQDDIHKDASLRNFLYNENLNSSISSDSISLNLEDVKQGRRSREILRDRTPSTRMSSSRRQDKKSGLEHDKRHLEVSDLNTEGTEPGRKSLDLQYQEIRFSSTDFSNDDMSGKSSRKVSHSSKHRKPIEKKHSNMNSSEPNVSERTDSSNNRNSSVRKHSGTAKTNSQVREDLERYKRSNKKGSNSSVNISSMNSGASRRRSFQRTPNSLDLDRSRIDLTGYNDSSGKRRSFFSVFRSSTDKK encoded by the coding sequence ATGTCAACCACCAGTGGAACTGTCAGAACATCTTCTTCTGTCGGCAAGATGGGCCTTGAAAGATATCCACCGGGTGTTATAGTGTCAGTGGGAGCACACCGGGTGGAAGTGATCAATTACCTTGCAGAAGGTGGCTTTGCTCAAATCTACATGGTCAAGTTTTTGGACTACTTAAACGAGTTTGAGAACAAATCGAGCGTACCATTGAAAGTTGGTGAGGTGGCctgtttgaaaagagtaTTGGTTCAGGATGAGAATGGACTTAGTGAGATGAGAAATGAAGTGGAAGTGATGAAGAGTTTGAGTGGCGCAAAGAATATCGTTCAATATTATGATTCCAACGCATCTCGTCGTAGTAATGGCACGCCTGGCTTTGAAGTCCTTTTGTTAATGGAGCTATGCCCCAATAAGTCACTACTGGACTACATGAATCAGAGATTGGCTACCAAGCTCacagaaaaggaaattcTGAAAATCATGTATGATGTATCTCTGGCAGTTGCTCAAATGCATTATCTTAAAATACCTTTGATACATCGTGATatcaagattgaaaatgttttaGTTgactcaaaaaataattttaAACTTTGTGATTTTGGTTCAACTTCAACATGCTTTCCTGTTGTTACAACACATCAAGATATTGCAATTTTGACACAAAATATTTACGTGCATACTACTCCTCAATATAGATCACCAGAAATGATTGATCTCTATCGATGTTTGCcaattaatgaaaaatcagaCATATGGGCACTTGGAATATTCCTGTTCAAATTACTTTTCTTTATTACACCATTTGAAATGACAGGACAGTTTGCCATTTTACATTCGAAATATGAGTTTCCACGAaataatttttcttctaaaCTTATAAACCTTATAATAATCATGCTTGCTGAAAATCCCTACGTTAGACCtaacatttttcaagtgGTTACCCATATCTGCTCTATCATGGGAGTTGATGTTCCGTTAGAAGATAAGTATGGTAAGGGTGCTTATAACTTTGAGAAATACACAAAATTCCAGGCTAATCTACAAAATGTACAATATCAAATGTATGTATTGCAGCAAAAGAGAATGGAAAATAATGGTACATTACCGCCCGCAGATGAGGAGCTTTTGAATGAACTATTATTATCTGCCTTCGAGGTTTCTCCCAAAGTTCCTTCAGAAATGGAGGCTGGGTCCCAGAAAGCTGACTACAAAAGTATAAGGTCCGATTCTGATGTTCAGGCACGTAAGCCATTGGAATTCTATGAGGGAGCTACCGAAAAGgaagttttcaatgacgAATTGGAATCCCCTTCTAGAACTCTCTCAGAAAGTGAGAGAAAAAGCATCAAAATCGAAGATCTTCACTTAGAAAGTCCCAATTTGGAGACGATTAGTTCCGAAACTGTTGCAAAGGATAATAATCTAATTACATCTGAACAAGCGAAGATTCCtattaaaaaaacattGGTTCAGGACCAATCTGAAATCAGGTTTGAGAAGGATAGAGACATTGATCaggatgaatttgaagttAAAAGCAAGCAAAAAAGTTTAACACCCCTATCGAGTGAGGGCAAATCATTAGGCAGTAATTCTCATGGGGATGGCTCTGAGGATAACCAAAAGGCTGAAAACACAATCAAATCTGATGTGTCAGGCAGCGTCAAACAACACAAATCGAATAATCCCTTCccaaaaattcttccaGGATATTCAGACTCATCTACTGCCAGTGCGGTCTTTGTAGAGGAGCAATCCCAAAATCAATACCCTCAGATCTTTCCGGAAGGCCCTCACGATGAACTACTGTATAGAACATCCAGTAATAATTCACACTATCGACTTTCGCAAAGCCAACGAGTGTTTCAACCTCAGCCGCATCATGTTCAGCAAGTGATATCCCAACCTCAACCCCAACCTCCGCCGCAACCTCAGCCGCAACCGCAACCTCAGCCGCAACCGCAACCTCAGCCGCAACCGCAACCACAACCACAACCACAACCACAACCACAACCACAACCACAACCACAAACACAACCACAACCACAATCACAACCACAACCACAGCACGTACCGCAGGGTGCCAATATATCACAGAGTGTGCCACAAGGTTTCCAACCCAGTGCTTATTATACTGCAGTTGAACAGGTTGCTAGACCGCAGCAGCCTCAAACACTAACATTTAGCAACCCACCCTCCATAGCAAAACCAACCGTGCCAAATGTCACGTACAATTTCCCAAATGCAGTACCAGGTTCAAATGCAAACTTTTTTCCTCCTTTGGCAATGCAAAAACAGCAAGAGCAACGTATAGACCATGACCCTCCCCCACTCCCCCGAAAATCCCATAAACAGACCTTATCAAATGATAGAGAAGGTATGCACATGTCCGATGGACGTCACGTAAGCACCGAGATGATGGTCTCTGGATCGCTTCCGAACCTTGCAGATGtcgaagatgaagaaaaacCGCTGATAGAGTTCTCTCCTCCAAGAGATTCGAAAGTAGATGATCCTCAGAAGGTAACATCCTCTGTAACTGAAAAAAGCCCCTTAAAACGTGGAAATCTTGACTTATCCTATAACGAGATGAATTTAAGTCAGGATGATATACATAAGGATGCGTCTCTTCGGAATTTTCTTTACAATGAGAATCTGAATAGCAGCATCTCAAGTGATAGTATTTCACTGAATTTAGAAGACGTAAAACAGGGAAGACGCTCTAGAGAAATACTCAGAGATCGTACACCTTCGACAAGGATGAGCTCATCTAGACGTCAAGATAAGAAGTCGGGCTTAGAGCACGACAAGAGGCATTTAGAAGTCAGCGACTTAAATACTGAAGGTACTGAGCCCGGACGTAAGTCACTGGACCTTCAATACCAGGAGATTAGGTTTTCCTCCactgatttttcaaatgatgacATGAGCGGCAAATCATCTAGGAAAGTATCGCATAGTTCGAAACATAGGAAgccaattgaaaagaaacattcAAACATGAATTCTTCTGAACCAAATGTTTCTGAGCGGACTGACTCTTCCAACAATAGGAATAGCAGCGTTAGGAAACACAGTGGTACTGCAAAAACGAACTCGCAAGTGAGAGAGGATTTGGAGCGGTACAAGCGGTCTAACAAAAAGGGAAGTAATAGCAGTGTGAACATCAGTTCAATGAACTCTGGTGCATCTAGAAGACGCTCATTTCAACGTACTCCAAACTCTTTGGATCTCGACAGGAGCCGTATTGATTTGACGGGTTACAACGATTCATCGGGCAAAAGACGTTCATTCTTTTCCGTATTCAGAAGCAGTACAGATAAGAAATAA